Proteins co-encoded in one Carassius carassius chromosome 35, fCarCar2.1, whole genome shotgun sequence genomic window:
- the LOC132116047 gene encoding brefeldin A-inhibited guanine nucleotide-exchange protein 1-like isoform X2, producing MLNVIFARMENQALTNHKISWSLASRKRDRQLQEAKQMERERQRQHSPVSQQEPESPGQRHTDTPGKSLPSEANGGPGHQGSKVEQGSPPYESPEPENGTDFCPAENEQTEADQATAAAQSAAEHDKEATEEEENYEEKAQEIVQSILQEVVNTIAGDVKESREGEAEPAEDIPNSLEEEGGLSSDNENVHANGIPGTPISASFTPSLPDDRLSVSSNDTQESVATTGPAPGAKFSHILQKDAFLVFRSLCKLSMKPLSDGPPDPKSHELRSKVLSLQLLLSILQNAGPIFKTNEMFINAIKQYLCVALSKNGVSSVPEVFDLSLSIFLTLLSNFKTHLKMQIEVFFKEIFLYILETSTSSYDHKWMVIQTLTRICADAQSVVDIYVNYDCDLNAANIFERLVNDLSKIAQGRGGHELGTTPLQELTLRKKGLECLVSILKCMVEWSKDQYVNPNSQTSLGQEKPSEQENNESKHPETINRYGSINSLDSTASSGIGSYSTQMSGTDNPEQFEVLKQQKEIIEQGIDLFNKKPKRGIQYLQEQGMLGTTPEDIAQFLHQEERLDSIQVGEFLGDNDRINKEVMYAYVDQMDFQGKDFVPALRMFLEGFRLPGEAQKIDRLMEKFAARYLECKQGQTLFASADTAYVLAYSIIMLTTDLHSPQVKNKMTKEQYIKMNRGINDSKDLPEEYLSAIYDEIAGKKISMKETKELTLKSNKQSVASEKQRRLLYNVEMEQMAKTAKALMEAVSHVQAPFTSATHLEHVRPMFKLAWTPFLAAFSVGLQDCDDTEVASLCLEGIRCAIRIACIFSIQLERDAYVQALARFTLLTASSGITEMKQKNIDTIKTLITVAHTDGNYLGNSWHEILKCISQLELAQLIGTGVKARYISGTVRGKEGFITSTKEQTSDEYLGLGGNVDRKQIASIQESIGETSSQSVVVAVDRIFTGSIRLDGNAIVDFVRWLCAVSMDELASPTHPRMFSLQKIVEISYYNMGRIRLQWSRIWEVIGDHFNKVGCNPNEDVAIFAVDSLRQLSMKFLEKGELANFRFQKDFLRPFEHIMKKNRSPTIRDMVVRCIAQMVNSQAGNIRSGWKNIFSVFHLAASDQDESIVELAFQTTGHIVTNVFEKHFPATIDSFQDSVKCLSEFACNASFPDTSMEAIRLIRHCAKYVSDRPQAFKDYTSDDMNVAPEDRVWVRGWFPILFELSCIINRCKLDVRTRGLTVMFEVMKTYGHTYEKHWWQDLFRIVFRIFDNMKLPEQQTEATEWMTTTCNHALYAICDVFTQYFESLSDVLLDDILSQLYWCVQQDNEQLARSGTNCLENVVILNGEKFNAETWDKTCNCMLDIFKTTIPHMLLTWRPAGTEGDHVTQLDSDKQLDSISQKSVDIQTRSDDQQSVNSMEKALAENRSKSQFSVALEAQEQRLFAALLIKCVVQLELIQTIDNIVFFPATSKKEDAENFAAAQRDALVADVHVDTQDQGMYRYLTSEQLFKLLDCLLESHRFAKAFNSNNEQRTALWKAGFKGKSKPNLLKQETSSLACGLRILFRMYMDQSRQDAWEEVQRRLLNVCSDAVAYFLTLTSESHREAWTNLLLLFLTKVLKISDDRFKAHASRYYPLLCEIMQFDLIPELRAILRKFFLRIGLVFQISQTLEADQPSGVQSPSDA from the exons ATGCTGAATGTGATATTCGCCCGCATGGAGAACCAAGCA CTTACAAATCACAAGATCAGTTGGTCTTTGGCATCAAGAAAGCGAGATCGTCAG CTGCAGGAAGCCAAGCAGATGGAGAGAGAAAGGCAAAGGCAGCATTCTCCAGTCAGCCAGCAAGAACCAGAGTCTCCTGGACAGCGGCACACTGACACCCCCGGCAAAAGCCTGCCCTCGGAGGCCAACGGTGGACCGGGACACCAGGGCAGCAAGGTCGAGCAGGGATCCCCACCGTACGAGAGTCCTGAACCAGAGAACGGCACCGACTTCTGCCCTGCGGAGAATGAGCAGACTGAGGCAGACCAGGCTACTGCTGCTGCGCAAA GTGCAGCAGAGCATGACAAAGAAGCAACCGAGGAAGAAGAAAACTACGAAGAGAAGGCGCAGGAGATTGTACAGAGCATTTTGCAAGAAGTCGTGAACACAATTGCTGGAG ATGTTAAGGAAAGCCGTGAGGGCGAGGCTGAGCCAGCTGAGGACATTCCAAACTCTCTGGAAGAGGAGGGAGGGCTGAGCAGCGACAACGAAAATGTTCACGCCAACGGCATCCCTGGCACGCCCATCTCTGCGAGCTTCACTCCGTCCCTACCTGACGACAGGCTGTCTGTCTCCTCCAATGACACTCAG GAATCGGTAGCTACCACTGGTCCAGCACCAGGTGCAAAGTTTTCCCACATTCTCCAGAAGGATGCATTCTTGGTATTCCGTTCACTCTGCAAGCTCTCCATGAAGCCCCTTTCAGATGGTCCCCCTGATCCGAA ATCCCATGAGCTGCGGTCCAAGGTCCTCTCGCTGCAGCTTCTCCTGTCCATCCTGCAGAACGCTGGGCCCATCTTCAAAACCAACGAGATGTTCATCAACGCCATCAAGCAGTACCTGTGCGTAGCGCTGTCTAAAAATGGCGTCTCCTCTGTCCCTGAGGTGTTCGACCTGTCGCTGTCCATCTTCCTCACCCTCCTGTCTAACTTCAAGACACATCTCAAGATGCAAATCGAG GTGTTTTTCAAAGAGATTTTTCTTTATATTCTGGAAACGTCCACAAGCTCGTATGACCACAAGTGGATGGTCATTCAAACCCTCACTAGAATATGTGCTG ATGCTCAGAGTGTGGTAGATATCTATGTTAATTATGATTGTGACCTGAATGCTGCTAATATTTTCGAGAGGCTGGTGAATGACCTCTCAAAGATTGCACAAGGACGAGGAGGCCATGAACTGGGTACAACCCCACTTCAG GAGCTGACTCTAAGGAAGAAAGGACTGGAGTGTCTGGTGTCCATTCTCAAGTGTATGGTGGAGTGGAGCAAAGACCAATATGTCAACCCCAATTCCCAGACAAGTCTCG GCCAAGAAAAGCCTTCAGAACAGGAGAATAATGAGTCGAAGCATCCGGAAACAATTAACCGTTACGGCAGCATAAACTCTTTGGACTCCACCGCCTCATCGGGCATCGGGAGCTACAGCACTCAGATGTCTGGGACGGACAACCCTGAGCAATTTGAGGTCCTCAAACAACAGAAGGAGATCATAGAGCAAGGCATTGATCT ATTCAACAAAAAACCAAAGAGGGGCATTCAGTACCTGCAGGAGCAAGGCATGCTGGGAACCACGCCCGAAGATATCGCCCAGTTCTTACATCAAGAGGAGAGGCTTGACTCT ATCCAGGTAGGAGAGTTTCTCGGAGACAACGATCGCATCAATAAAGAGGTTATGTATGCCTACGTCGACCAAATGGACTTCCAGGGCAAAGACTTCGTGCCAGCGCTGCGCATGTTCCTTGAGGGTTTCCGTCTGCCTGGAGAGGCCCAGAAAATCGATCGACTGATGGAGAAATTTGCTGCTAGATATTTAGAATGCAAGCAAGG GCAAACACTGTTTGCCAGCGCTGACACCGCGTACGTCCTGGCGTATTCAATCATCATGTTGACTACAGATCTACACAGTCCGCAG GTGAAGAATAAAATGACGAAGGAGCAATACATCAAGATGAACCGTGGTATCAATGACAGTAAAGATTTACCGGAGGAGTATCTCTCAGCCATTTATGATGAAATCGCAGGGAAAAAAATATCCATGAAGGAGACTAAGGAGTTAACTCTAAAGTCGAATAAACAAA GTGTGGCCAGTGAAAAGCAGAGGAGGCTTCTGTATAATGTTGAGATGGAGCAGATGGCAAAGACGGCCAAGGCTCTGATGGAGGCCGTAAGCCATGTTCAGGCCCCCTTCACCAGTGCCACCCACCTTGAGCACGTCAGACCAATGTTTAAG CTGGCATGGACACCCTTCCTGGCTGCGTTCAGCGTGGGTCTGCAGGACTGTGATGACACTGAGGTGGCCTCTCTGTGCCTGGAGGGAATCCGCTGTGCTATCAGGATAGCATGCATCTTCAGCATTCAG TTGGAGCGAGATGCATACGTACAGGCTCTGGCCCGCTTCACATTGCTGACAGCCAGCTCGGGCATCACCGAGATGAAGCAGAAGAACATCGACACCATCAAGACTCTCATCACAGTGGCTCACACAGATGGAAATTATTTAGGAAACTCTTGGCATGAG ATCCTGAAGTGCATTAGTCAGCTGGAGTTGGCCCAGCTCATTGGGACAGGAGTGAAGGCTCGGTACATATCAGGAACCGTACGGGGTAAGGAAGGCTTCATCACCAGCACCAAGGAACAGACGTCTGACGAGTACCTGGGCTTGG GAGGGAACGTCGATCGAAAACAGATCGCAAGCATTCAGGAGTCTATTGGAGAGACCAGCTCTCAAAGTGTTGTGGTTGCTGTAGACCG GATATTTACAGGCTCTATCAGGCTTGATGGAAATGCCATCG TGGATTTTGTACGATGGCTGTGTGCTGTATCGATGGACGAATTGGCCTCTCCTACACACCCTCGAATGTTCAGTCTACAGAAGATCGTGGAGATATCCTATTACAACATGGGTCGTATCAGGTTGCAGTGGTCCAGGATATGGGAGGTTATAGGGGATCATTTCAATAAG GTCGGCTGTAATCCTAATGAGGATGTTGCTATTTTCGCTGTGGATTCTCTAAGGCAGCTGTCCATGAAATTTTTGGAGAAGGGCGAGTTAGCCAATTTCAGATTCCAGAAGGATTTCCTCCGGCCGTTTGAGCACATAATGAAAAAGAACAG ATCTCCCACCATTAGGGACATGGTGGTCCGCTGTATAGCCCAGATGGTCAACTCTCAGGCTGGGAATATTAGATCGGGGTGGAAGAACATTTTTTCTGTGTTCCATCTGGCTGCCTCTGATCAGGATGAGAGTATTGTAGAGCTGGCCTTCCAGACAACTGGACACATTGTCA CGAATGTATTCGAGAAGCATTTTCCAGCTACCATCGATTCCTTCCAGGACTCTGTCAAATGTCTGTCTGAGTTCGCCTGCAACGCTTCTTTCCCCGACACCAGCATGGAGGCAATTCGTCTAATCCGCCACTGCGCCAAATACGTCTCCGACCGACCTCAG GCATTTAAAGACTATACCAGTGATGATATGAATGTTGCACCGGAGGACCGTGTCTGGGTGAGAGGCTGGTTCCCCATCCTCTTTGAGCTGTCATGCATCATCAACAGGTGTAAGCTGGACGTCCGGACCAG GGGTCTGACGGTGATGTTTGAGGTGATGAAGACGTACGGTCACACTTACGAGAAACACTGGTGGCAGGATCTGTTCCGCATCGTGTTCAGGATCTTCGATAACATGAAGCTTCCAGAGCAACAGACTGAGGCAA CGGAGTGGATGACCACCACCTGCAATCATGCACTTTATGCTATCTGTGACGTTTTCACACAGTACTTTGAGTCTCTCAGCGATGTTCTGTTAGATGATATCCTCTCTCAGCTCTACTGGTGTGTTCAGCAAG ATAATGAGCAATTAGCAAGATCAGGAACTAATTGCCTTGAAAACGTGGTCATCCTTAATGGTGAGAAGTTTAACGCTGAGACATGGGACAAGACCTGCAACTGTATGCTAGACATCTTCAAAACCACCATCCCACACAT GCTGTTGACATGGAGACCGGCGGGTACAGAGGGAGATCATGTGACTCAGCTCGACTCTGATAAACAGCTG GACTCCATTTCCCAGAAGTCAGTGGATATTCAGACTCGGTCAGATGACCAGCAGTCGGTGAACAGTATGGAGAAGGCTTTGGCTGAAAACCGCAGCAAGAGTCAGTTCAGTGTGGCTTTAG AAGCCCAGGAACAGCGGCTGTTTGCAGCTCTGCTCATAAAGTGTGTCGTCCAGCTGGAGCTCATTCAGACCATAGACAACATTGTGTTCTTTCCTGCAACTAGTAAGAAGGAGGATGCTGAAAACTTTGCAGCAGCACAG AGAGATGCTTTGGTCGCTGACGTACATGTGGATACTCAGGACCAGGGAATGTATCGCTACCTGACCTCAGAACAGCTGTTTAAACTGCTTGACTGTCTTCTGGAGTCCCATCGCTTTGCTAAGGCCTTTAACTCCAATAACGAACAGAGAACCGCGCTGTGGAAGGCTG GTTTCAAAGGGAAGTCGAAGCCCAATCTGCTGAAACAGGAGACCAGCAGCCTGGCGTGTGGCCTGCGCATCCTCTTCCGCATGTACATGGACCAGAGCAGGCAGGACGCCTGGGAGGAGGTGCAGAGGAGACTGCTCAA
- the LOC132116047 gene encoding brefeldin A-inhibited guanine nucleotide-exchange protein 1-like isoform X3: MLNVIFARMENQALTNHKISWSLASRKRDRQLQEAKQMERERQRQHSPVSQQEPESPGQRHTDTPGKSLPSEANGGPGHQGSKVEQGSPPYESPEPENGTDFCPAENEQTEADQATAAAQSAAEHDKEATEEEENYEEKAQEIVQSILQEVVNTIAGDVKESREGEAEPAEDIPNSLEEEGGLSSDNENVHANGIPGTPISASFTPSLPDDRLSVSSNDTQESVATTGPAPGAKFSHILQKDAFLVFRSLCKLSMKPLSDGPPDPKSHELRSKVLSLQLLLSILQNAGPIFKTNEMFINAIKQYLCVALSKNGVSSVPEVFDLSLSIFLTLLSNFKTHLKMQIEVFFKEIFLYILETSTSSYDHKWMVIQTLTRICADAQSVVDIYVNYDCDLNAANIFERLVNDLSKIAQGRGGHELGTTPLQELTLRKKGLECLVSILKCMVEWSKDQYVNPNSQTSLGQEKPSEQENNESKHPETINRYGSINSLDSTASSGIGSYSTQMSGTDNPEQFEVLKQQKEIIEQGIDLFNKKPKRGIQYLQEQGMLGTTPEDIAQFLHQEERLDSIQVGEFLGDNDRINKEVMYAYVDQMDFQGKDFVPALRMFLEGFRLPGEAQKIDRLMEKFAARYLECKQGQTLFASADTAYVLAYSIIMLTTDLHSPQVKNKMTKEQYIKMNRGINDSKDLPEEYLSAIYDEIAGKKISMKETKELTLKSNKQSVASEKQRRLLYNVEMEQMAKTAKALMEAVSHVQAPFTSATHLEHVRPMFKLAWTPFLAAFSVGLQDCDDTEVASLCLEGIRCAIRIACIFSIQLERDAYVQALARFTLLTASSGITEMKQKNIDTIKTLITVAHTDGNYLGNSWHEILKCISQLELAQLIGTGVKARYISGTVRGKEGFITSTKEQTSDEYLGLGGNVDRKQIASIQESIGETSSQSVVVAVDRIFTGSIRLDGNAIVDFVRWLCAVSMDELASPTHPRMFSLQKIVEISYYNMGRIRLQWSRIWEVIGDHFNKVGCNPNEDVAIFAVDSLRQLSMKFLEKGELANFRFQKDFLRPFEHIMKKNRSPTIRDMVVRCIAQMVNSQAGNIRSGWKNIFSVFHLAASDQDESIVELAFQTTGHIVTNVFEKHFPATIDSFQDSVKCLSEFACNASFPDTSMEAIRLIRHCAKYVSDRPQAFKDYTSDDMNVAPEDRVWVRGWFPILFELSCIINRCKLDVRTRGLTVMFEVMKTYGHTYEKHWWQDLFRIVFRIFDNMKLPEQQTEKAEWMTTTCNHALYAICDVFTQYFESLSDVLLDDILSQLYWCVQQDNEQLARSGTNCLENVVILNGEKFNAETWDKTCNCMLDIFKTTIPHMLLTWRPAGTEGDHVTQLDSDKQLDSISQKSVDIQTRSDDQQSVNSMEKALAENRSKSQFSVALAQEQRLFAALLIKCVVQLELIQTIDNIVFFPATSKKEDAENFAAAQRDALVADVHVDTQDQGMYRYLTSEQLFKLLDCLLESHRFAKAFNSNNEQRTALWKAGFKGKSKPNLLKQETSSLACGLRILFRMYMDQSRQDAWEEVQRRLLNVCSDAVAYFLTLTSESHREAWTNLLLLFLTKVLKISDDRFKAHASRYYPLLCEIMQFDLIPELRAILRKFFLRIGLVFQISQTLEADQPSGVQSPSDA; this comes from the exons ATGCTGAATGTGATATTCGCCCGCATGGAGAACCAAGCA CTTACAAATCACAAGATCAGTTGGTCTTTGGCATCAAGAAAGCGAGATCGTCAG CTGCAGGAAGCCAAGCAGATGGAGAGAGAAAGGCAAAGGCAGCATTCTCCAGTCAGCCAGCAAGAACCAGAGTCTCCTGGACAGCGGCACACTGACACCCCCGGCAAAAGCCTGCCCTCGGAGGCCAACGGTGGACCGGGACACCAGGGCAGCAAGGTCGAGCAGGGATCCCCACCGTACGAGAGTCCTGAACCAGAGAACGGCACCGACTTCTGCCCTGCGGAGAATGAGCAGACTGAGGCAGACCAGGCTACTGCTGCTGCGCAAA GTGCAGCAGAGCATGACAAAGAAGCAACCGAGGAAGAAGAAAACTACGAAGAGAAGGCGCAGGAGATTGTACAGAGCATTTTGCAAGAAGTCGTGAACACAATTGCTGGAG ATGTTAAGGAAAGCCGTGAGGGCGAGGCTGAGCCAGCTGAGGACATTCCAAACTCTCTGGAAGAGGAGGGAGGGCTGAGCAGCGACAACGAAAATGTTCACGCCAACGGCATCCCTGGCACGCCCATCTCTGCGAGCTTCACTCCGTCCCTACCTGACGACAGGCTGTCTGTCTCCTCCAATGACACTCAG GAATCGGTAGCTACCACTGGTCCAGCACCAGGTGCAAAGTTTTCCCACATTCTCCAGAAGGATGCATTCTTGGTATTCCGTTCACTCTGCAAGCTCTCCATGAAGCCCCTTTCAGATGGTCCCCCTGATCCGAA ATCCCATGAGCTGCGGTCCAAGGTCCTCTCGCTGCAGCTTCTCCTGTCCATCCTGCAGAACGCTGGGCCCATCTTCAAAACCAACGAGATGTTCATCAACGCCATCAAGCAGTACCTGTGCGTAGCGCTGTCTAAAAATGGCGTCTCCTCTGTCCCTGAGGTGTTCGACCTGTCGCTGTCCATCTTCCTCACCCTCCTGTCTAACTTCAAGACACATCTCAAGATGCAAATCGAG GTGTTTTTCAAAGAGATTTTTCTTTATATTCTGGAAACGTCCACAAGCTCGTATGACCACAAGTGGATGGTCATTCAAACCCTCACTAGAATATGTGCTG ATGCTCAGAGTGTGGTAGATATCTATGTTAATTATGATTGTGACCTGAATGCTGCTAATATTTTCGAGAGGCTGGTGAATGACCTCTCAAAGATTGCACAAGGACGAGGAGGCCATGAACTGGGTACAACCCCACTTCAG GAGCTGACTCTAAGGAAGAAAGGACTGGAGTGTCTGGTGTCCATTCTCAAGTGTATGGTGGAGTGGAGCAAAGACCAATATGTCAACCCCAATTCCCAGACAAGTCTCG GCCAAGAAAAGCCTTCAGAACAGGAGAATAATGAGTCGAAGCATCCGGAAACAATTAACCGTTACGGCAGCATAAACTCTTTGGACTCCACCGCCTCATCGGGCATCGGGAGCTACAGCACTCAGATGTCTGGGACGGACAACCCTGAGCAATTTGAGGTCCTCAAACAACAGAAGGAGATCATAGAGCAAGGCATTGATCT ATTCAACAAAAAACCAAAGAGGGGCATTCAGTACCTGCAGGAGCAAGGCATGCTGGGAACCACGCCCGAAGATATCGCCCAGTTCTTACATCAAGAGGAGAGGCTTGACTCT ATCCAGGTAGGAGAGTTTCTCGGAGACAACGATCGCATCAATAAAGAGGTTATGTATGCCTACGTCGACCAAATGGACTTCCAGGGCAAAGACTTCGTGCCAGCGCTGCGCATGTTCCTTGAGGGTTTCCGTCTGCCTGGAGAGGCCCAGAAAATCGATCGACTGATGGAGAAATTTGCTGCTAGATATTTAGAATGCAAGCAAGG GCAAACACTGTTTGCCAGCGCTGACACCGCGTACGTCCTGGCGTATTCAATCATCATGTTGACTACAGATCTACACAGTCCGCAG GTGAAGAATAAAATGACGAAGGAGCAATACATCAAGATGAACCGTGGTATCAATGACAGTAAAGATTTACCGGAGGAGTATCTCTCAGCCATTTATGATGAAATCGCAGGGAAAAAAATATCCATGAAGGAGACTAAGGAGTTAACTCTAAAGTCGAATAAACAAA GTGTGGCCAGTGAAAAGCAGAGGAGGCTTCTGTATAATGTTGAGATGGAGCAGATGGCAAAGACGGCCAAGGCTCTGATGGAGGCCGTAAGCCATGTTCAGGCCCCCTTCACCAGTGCCACCCACCTTGAGCACGTCAGACCAATGTTTAAG CTGGCATGGACACCCTTCCTGGCTGCGTTCAGCGTGGGTCTGCAGGACTGTGATGACACTGAGGTGGCCTCTCTGTGCCTGGAGGGAATCCGCTGTGCTATCAGGATAGCATGCATCTTCAGCATTCAG TTGGAGCGAGATGCATACGTACAGGCTCTGGCCCGCTTCACATTGCTGACAGCCAGCTCGGGCATCACCGAGATGAAGCAGAAGAACATCGACACCATCAAGACTCTCATCACAGTGGCTCACACAGATGGAAATTATTTAGGAAACTCTTGGCATGAG ATCCTGAAGTGCATTAGTCAGCTGGAGTTGGCCCAGCTCATTGGGACAGGAGTGAAGGCTCGGTACATATCAGGAACCGTACGGGGTAAGGAAGGCTTCATCACCAGCACCAAGGAACAGACGTCTGACGAGTACCTGGGCTTGG GAGGGAACGTCGATCGAAAACAGATCGCAAGCATTCAGGAGTCTATTGGAGAGACCAGCTCTCAAAGTGTTGTGGTTGCTGTAGACCG GATATTTACAGGCTCTATCAGGCTTGATGGAAATGCCATCG TGGATTTTGTACGATGGCTGTGTGCTGTATCGATGGACGAATTGGCCTCTCCTACACACCCTCGAATGTTCAGTCTACAGAAGATCGTGGAGATATCCTATTACAACATGGGTCGTATCAGGTTGCAGTGGTCCAGGATATGGGAGGTTATAGGGGATCATTTCAATAAG GTCGGCTGTAATCCTAATGAGGATGTTGCTATTTTCGCTGTGGATTCTCTAAGGCAGCTGTCCATGAAATTTTTGGAGAAGGGCGAGTTAGCCAATTTCAGATTCCAGAAGGATTTCCTCCGGCCGTTTGAGCACATAATGAAAAAGAACAG ATCTCCCACCATTAGGGACATGGTGGTCCGCTGTATAGCCCAGATGGTCAACTCTCAGGCTGGGAATATTAGATCGGGGTGGAAGAACATTTTTTCTGTGTTCCATCTGGCTGCCTCTGATCAGGATGAGAGTATTGTAGAGCTGGCCTTCCAGACAACTGGACACATTGTCA CGAATGTATTCGAGAAGCATTTTCCAGCTACCATCGATTCCTTCCAGGACTCTGTCAAATGTCTGTCTGAGTTCGCCTGCAACGCTTCTTTCCCCGACACCAGCATGGAGGCAATTCGTCTAATCCGCCACTGCGCCAAATACGTCTCCGACCGACCTCAG GCATTTAAAGACTATACCAGTGATGATATGAATGTTGCACCGGAGGACCGTGTCTGGGTGAGAGGCTGGTTCCCCATCCTCTTTGAGCTGTCATGCATCATCAACAGGTGTAAGCTGGACGTCCGGACCAG GGGTCTGACGGTGATGTTTGAGGTGATGAAGACGTACGGTCACACTTACGAGAAACACTGGTGGCAGGATCTGTTCCGCATCGTGTTCAGGATCTTCGATAACATGAAGCTTCCAGAGCAACAGACTGAG AAAGCGGAGTGGATGACCACCACCTGCAATCATGCACTTTATGCTATCTGTGACGTTTTCACACAGTACTTTGAGTCTCTCAGCGATGTTCTGTTAGATGATATCCTCTCTCAGCTCTACTGGTGTGTTCAGCAAG ATAATGAGCAATTAGCAAGATCAGGAACTAATTGCCTTGAAAACGTGGTCATCCTTAATGGTGAGAAGTTTAACGCTGAGACATGGGACAAGACCTGCAACTGTATGCTAGACATCTTCAAAACCACCATCCCACACAT GCTGTTGACATGGAGACCGGCGGGTACAGAGGGAGATCATGTGACTCAGCTCGACTCTGATAAACAGCTG GACTCCATTTCCCAGAAGTCAGTGGATATTCAGACTCGGTCAGATGACCAGCAGTCGGTGAACAGTATGGAGAAGGCTTTGGCTGAAAACCGCAGCAAGAGTCAGTTCAGTGTGGCTTTAG CCCAGGAACAGCGGCTGTTTGCAGCTCTGCTCATAAAGTGTGTCGTCCAGCTGGAGCTCATTCAGACCATAGACAACATTGTGTTCTTTCCTGCAACTAGTAAGAAGGAGGATGCTGAAAACTTTGCAGCAGCACAG AGAGATGCTTTGGTCGCTGACGTACATGTGGATACTCAGGACCAGGGAATGTATCGCTACCTGACCTCAGAACAGCTGTTTAAACTGCTTGACTGTCTTCTGGAGTCCCATCGCTTTGCTAAGGCCTTTAACTCCAATAACGAACAGAGAACCGCGCTGTGGAAGGCTG GTTTCAAAGGGAAGTCGAAGCCCAATCTGCTGAAACAGGAGACCAGCAGCCTGGCGTGTGGCCTGCGCATCCTCTTCCGCATGTACATGGACCAGAGCAGGCAGGACGCCTGGGAGGAGGTGCAGAGGAGACTGCTCAA